In the genome of Desulfovibrio desulfuricans, one region contains:
- a CDS encoding CsbD family protein, whose amino-acid sequence MKNSKVRNKFKEISGHAKEVVGKITGDKQLELEGNVQKNVSKISASYNDIKDSIKESRDD is encoded by the coding sequence ATGAAAAACAGCAAAGTCAGAAACAAGTTTAAAGAAATAAGCGGCCATGCAAAAGAAGTTGTTGGCAAAATAACAGGAGACAAACAACTTGAGCTGGAGGGAAATGTGCAGAAGAACGTCAGCAAGATCAGCGCTTCGTATAATGATATCAAGGACAGTATAAAAGAGTCACGCGATGATTAA